The Nomascus leucogenys isolate Asia chromosome 4, Asia_NLE_v1, whole genome shotgun sequence genome includes the window aaaaaagaatagaaggtgACAATCCTTATTTGctaggttttaaaataatataagtttcataaattcagatttaaagccttaaataataaaaacataactgCTAATAGTGTTTTCTGAGCACACATTCtgactgaatattttttaatacaccatttttatttactgttttttaaaatagtttctgctAGAATCGTTGACATTCTATAATGGCCATCAAATTTTACCATGAGATAGTGTGACATTTCAGTCATACACAGGCTTGATTCAGTTCAGCCAACACTGATTAAGGGCCTACTGCAATCCAGGCTTACATAGTCCTTGCCCTAAAGAAGCTAACAGGCTAATGTGGAAGACAGATAGAGTTAAGGAGCTTCCCTAGAATTTTGTTAAGGGCcacattatattttacaaatagaagTATTTCTATTACGCCTCAGTCATTGCCTCCTATGAAAGTTCATCCCGGATTAACTACTACTACCATTACCCTTTCCTTTTGATTTATATAACAGTTTTTTCTCCTCAGTTTTGgaattacatatgtatttttttctatgcagTTTCCATTCCTTTTTGAGCGCTGACTATAAGAAGATAGTTGAAACAATAGAGAAAGTTAAGTACTCCTCTTCTATCCCTTTAACTTGTGGTAAGATGTGACGGTGACATTGGCTGgatgcattggctcacgcctgtaatcccagcactttgggaggccaaggcgggtggatcccctgaggtcaggagttcgagaccagcctggccaacatggtgaaaccccgtctctactaaaaatgcaaaaaattagccgggcatggtggcgggcgcctgtaatcccagctactcgggagggtggggtaggagaattgcttgaacccaggagatggaggttgcagtaaaccgagattgtgccactgcactccagtctgggcaacagagcaagaccccgtctcacaaaaaaaaaaaaaaaaaggaaagatgtgATGGTGACGGCTGGCAGCATTTCCCCTCGAAGCTCAGGAAGCCTAGAAGCAGGAGCTCTTTGCTTCATTGAGCTGAACACTATGGGGGTCCACAGCTGATTGTCAAGAATCTGATGTAGGCTTTTCTGGGAGAAAATACTTCAGCTCAATGAAGCAAAGAGCTCCTGGGTTCCTTCCTAGACAGAGCTGTTTTTTCGTAAGTAACAAGATGCTGGGGGTGTTCACGGGCCCAGGTGTAGAATGCTAGATGACCGGCCTTACTGTCTGTCGTATGCCATTTGTCTTTCATAAAAGGTGGTGCTAGAATTCTGTTGTCTTATGCATTAACTTTGGTGGTAGAATTCAGGAAGCAATATGGGCTTCCTTGTAAGTGTGCCAAATGTGAATCTGTTCTCATTTGACTCGTTAATAGGTAAGGAAGATGCATTGTCACACTTAACCAAGTACCATTCCGCATTTGATGAAGCAGATGAGATAGGCTGGATTCCTCTGCATAAGGCTGCAGtgcaattaaataagaaaattttggaaataacCCTAAGCGGTAAATTCTCTTTGACTCTTCTTGATGCTTCTGAGAGATAAATTTAACATTCATTTATATATCTTAATTTGTGTGGTATGATGAATTTATTTCAGCTTCAGACCCCAGTCTGTGGGAGCAAACCACTCACAATGGTGAAACGCCACTTTTTTTGGCTGTCAGCAGTTGCCTCTTAGAAAATGCCACTTTTCTTCTTCTCAATGGCTGCAATCCAAATGCTAAGAATTTCGAAGGCAATTCTCCTCTTCTTACAGGTAAATGAATACCTTGTTTCTGAAAAAGAGTCTGTGGCACTGAGTCTCCTTCATGCCCCCAGGTTTCAAAGGCAGCTTTTTGTGCATAGTTGCAGCACTGTCACTCTGTTCCCAACTGACCAGATGTGGGTACTGACCCTCCAGAAGCTTTCCATAGGCTGGCCTGTGAGGTGGCCTGATGCAAAACCTCTGCCCAATTAACAGCAGCTCATTTTGCATGGTGCCTTGATCAAGCCAGTTAATTCTGATATAAGAAATCAGAGGGGAGCAGAATTACCTCATGGAGCACGGGTGAAGGGCAGGCAGCTGAAACAGAAGAGTTGGTTGAAAACTATTAAGAAGCAGACAGTCAGATCTCTAGATCACTCCTGCCCAACCCCAGCAGAATCCTGGAGGTTTATTCTCTGCCTAGCTTAAACGGAGAGTCTCTGGACCACGGAATTTTAGGTGAGGGTGGGAGTACTAGATTGAAAACACTGGAGGAATTAAGCAAACATAATTCAGACTGCCTAGCCCTCCTCCTAGAAGGCTGGCAGCCAGGCCCTTACCCTCCAGGCTGCCGGGGGTTCTCTGGAGGAATCTGACTAGCCCAAGAAGAAAGAGCTAAAGATAGTGACATTGGGGCTTTCCCAATAAGTGGCCCAAACATATCAACCTATTGTTAAACCCACAGTCCACAAGCCCCACCCTCTGCTTAAAATTCCCAACCAGCTTTTTAGTCTCCAACTTTTAATTATGAGCATATAGCCGAAGGCTATCTGAGGAAAATCTTCAACAAACAGAGTTAAGCAACCTTAAgattatttaggaaaaataaaatttaaagggaAATTGTCATTAACTTCCTCAGAGAAACCATTTTAATAAGAACAAGATGTtagcaaaattagaaaacaaaatattcttgaaaattaaaaatatgagcagatattttaaaaaccaaaacaatgctGGAAGATGGAGTTCAggaaagcttccagaagaagaaaataagaaatggaaaataggaaagaagTGAAAATTAGTTGGATGATCCAAGAGGAGCAACATGTGAATAAGAGGAATGAGAGAACAGACAAGATGGAGGTGGTATATGGCCAATGCAATAAGTCAAGAAAATGATTTCCTAAAATGAAGGACAAGTGTTTCCAGAATAAAGGGCCATACTAAGTGCCAGCTCAATGAACTGTAAAAGACCCAATACCCTCAGCACTTTGCCTCTAGTCTTAGAGCAATGAAAGAACTTTCTGTGGCAAATTATAAATGATTATTAGCAGAATTCATACTGATTCAGCACCTCAGCAGCTAGCAAGACTCCTCATACACATTTGATGCCaataattaatgaatgaatagcGAGATGGATAAAGTTAGGTGTTCTAGGATCTTGGGGGTCTAAGTATCCTTCTCTAAATGTGAGTTCACACTATAAATGCAGAAAAGCCAATTATTAGAGAATTTTGTGTAAcaaaaagttctttaaaatgtaacatgtagaaataaataattcaaggaTACATGTGAAAATGTTAACAAAGATCATCTCAGAGGTGGAATTAAACTTTTCTACTTACATAGcctcttttaaattataataaaaaatcataaaaagataaaaacaaaaaaagagagagacaagtcACTAGGGAAGACTCACAAGTCACTGTGGAAAGAAGTTTCCACAGACttcctgagagaaaaaaaaggaatacataaTATACAAAAGATGAAAGTCAGAGTGGTTTCAGACATCTCAGTGGTAACTAGAAGCTTGAAGTAATTGGTGGTGAATAATAGTTTTACAGATTCTGAGGAAAAAATACTTCCAACTTAAAATTCTAGATTTGCTCCAACTCTCAAATCTGACAGtagattaaagacataaaagatattttcagacataGGAAATCTCAAAAACTTTCTTGCTCCCTGCTGTTAGGAAGCTAACAGAGCAAATGTTCTACCAACATCGGAGTAAAGTCGAAAAACAAAAGCTTGGGATCCAGGAAACAGAAGATCCAAGCCAGGTGGGAGGCAAATGAGATCCCTAAGATGAGGGGAATAACGATCTTAGGATGACCAAACATGACCAGGCACTGAGGTCCAGATTGGAACAGGTCAGGAGGCCGTAGGCAGACGCTTCTTCAAGACCAGTGAGCTAGGAATGACATCTTGACGGGAGATGTAGACAGTTTAGAGAGTTTGGGGTGGAATTAATGATAAGTTGGAAACTAAGCAAATGAAACATAAGACAAGTATTAACTccagggaaaacaaaaagatgtgcagaaaaggaaatgtaaatatGGCCTACCTTTGAATGACATACATGaaggtaaatattaaatatttaacaaaaattatgcTACAAAAATATTAGGATGGTGGGATGAGAAATGTGCACATGTGGTGGggacaggagaaaaaaaagttaaatcctCACTTTCTGTGGTAAGAAGTCATTAAATTataccaaaaccaaaaatcaacAAGTATCCATACAAGCAGGTTACTTAGAGACACAGGCATGAAGAGCAAAGAATCAGCTAAAGGATCCCtctggaagaggaaaaagattGTAGGGAAAGAGTGATGGACTTCACAGTAATTAGCTCTTTAAGTTCTGTACATGTATaacttttatcaaaataaaagctgaaaattagGCTGTACacggtagttcacgcctgtaatcccagcactttgggaggccaaggccggtggatcacctgagatcagcagtttgagaccagcctgaccaacatggtgaaaccctgtctctactaaaaatacaaaaattagcagagcatggtggcaggcacctgtaatcccagctacttgggaggctgaggcaggagaatcacttgaaccagggatagatgaggttgcagtgagccgagattgcgccactgcactacagcctgggtgacagagcaatactctgtctcaaaaaaaaaacaacactgaaaaTTAAAGAGAGACCAACAGAGTACTGCCAAAAATTAGGATTTGGGGTCCCTTCATGGTTTGTCCCAAGATGCTAAGGCtttgcattttatagaaaaaacacTGAGCAGAAGAGCCTTCTCTGAGAAAGCACGCATAAACCATAAAGTTTCACTGTATAGTGAAAAGAAGTCTGGGTCAGATCTAACCTCTCTAAAcctgtttccttgtctataagaTAGTATTTGTCTTGTGCGTAGAAAAATCACATATGTAAAAACCATGAAGCTGTGAAGCCTGTTGTAATGATGGTAGAGCTAGTTTTCCTCTCTTCACTTCAGCCTATCTGGCAGGTCAAATGATTCCATTTCTGTGGCACCTAAACAGCGTGTCCCCATTGATAGGTCATGGAAAATGCTGGGTTAAAAAGTTAAGCAAATACATTGCAAGATTCCTCAGAGACTTCAATATACCAACGTGCAAAGTGAATCTTGAAGAGGGTGATAGAATATACAGTGCTGGCTGAGAGCAGtagctcacgccggtaatcccagcctttgggaggccgaggcaggaagatcacttgaacccaggggtttaagaccagcctgggcaacataccaagactgcatctctacagaaatttttaaagaaattagccaggcatggtgacgtatgcctgtagacccagcttcttgggaggctaaggtaggagaattgactgagcccaggagttcaaggctgcagggagctatgattgtaccactgcacttcagcctggatgacagaatgagaccctaaatatatatatttacatacgtacacacacacacacacacacacacacacacatacacatacacagtgtTCCCaagccttttattattatttttttaactacaaaatcattttctttacatttccttACAGAAACTTAAGGGGCTTTCTGCACAACATACTTTGGTGTGTTGCCAAAGTGTGTTAATGCAGAAATGATAGGCCAAAACTATCATTTTCTATGGCCTCAACCACTCCCACCAGACATGCatatttaaattgtgttttagtcatttattttctggggtagattctgtttttttttatttttttatttttggcatgtTTCAGAGTCTgggctgtcttttgtttgtttttttcttattttaaagcagCTACAAACATTTCCAGGACTGTACTGAATAATTAAGTTCCCATTTTCTTGAACAATAAAGGTAAGTGAAAAGTTTACATTGGTGTTTCAACCACATAAGCAATGAATAATTACTCATGGCTTACAGAAAAACATAGTCCATTGATGTAAAACATTCTCAGTATTATTTGACACATGCCTTACTTTACAATCTGTTTCCTAAACACAGAATGTTGGGGTCTGGGAGTGGGTGGGAAGAACTCCTTAAGAAAGCCTGAGGGATACTTGCAGATATGCTACTCTGGTCTTAACTTCCCGTTGAACACGCCCACCACACTTCTCATTTCCCAGCTGTGCTGCGTGACTCCTATGACATGGCTGCCTTGCTGATCAACTATGGAGCAGATGTCAATCTGCGTTGTGCCAACGAGAGGACAGCTCTCCACGAAGCAGCCAAACTGGGCAGAGAGGACATGGTGAAGCTTATGCTGGTTTCTGGGGCACACCCTGACCCACAGAGCACGTATGGATTCACTCCTCTTGCTCTTGCTGCCCAAAGTGGACACACTGAAATCATGGAAATGTTACTGCGGAAAGGCAAGATCTTCTGTTTGGTCAGCACACTAACAAAGGGTAACATGATCCAGGGGTTCTCCTCTTAATGGAgagcttcaaaataataaaagttaacattttatttaagcctgatataaatgtttgataaaaattAGGGGTTAATACTGATTATTGAGAAGCCTAACATAAAGATAGAATTTTTTATTAGGTCTGACATAATTTCCCTTAAGTTACTAGGATGCAGGTTACGTTTACTTAACATTCCCTCACTGTGCTAAGAAGATGatggttttttaactttttttttttttttttttttttttttgagacggagtctcgctctgtcacccaggctggagtgcagtggcgcaatctcgctcactgcaagctccacctcctgggttcatgccattctcctgcctcagcctctccgagtagctgggactacaggcgcccgccaccacacccggctactttttttgtattttttagtagagacggggtttcaccatggtctcgatctcctgacttcgtgatccgcctgcctcggcctcccaaagtgctgggattacaagcgtgagccaccgcgcccggccggttttttaacttttttgtggTGTTGTCCTTTTCCAGAATCATACAATCAAACACCCTGCAACATACTCTACACATTACCTCTGCCTAAGTTCAAATCATGAGGCAGTTTAATCTGTTACCAAATGGCTTTAGATGTTAGGAAATTCTTCCTGATGTCTTCTCTTTGGGCCCCAGTTCTTCACTCTAGTAATAACCAAAACTCCAAGAGAAGGGGAAAGCAACTTAAACGTATTGGGTACTGTCTAAGCAACAAGTATTAAACTACCCATGTTGCCTCGTAACCCTTTAAAAACTCTGTGAGGTaagtattatcctcattttatactTGAGGAAAGTGAGGGTCAGCCGTGGTACCAGTTGCAGGACTTCCCTTCAAACATGCCGCCTCCCCTATCCCCATCTCTGTGGCTGTGGTCATTTTGAATCCTGGCTTAACTAGCAGGGACCCTTGGCTCAGAGAACTTTGGCCTTTACTGTCTTTGAGGAGAGCTCATTGATGACACTGTTAGATGAAGCAAGGTAGGATCAATCTAAagctttttttcaaaaaagcaaatttttaccaagattttttaaagtctcaaTAATAGAATTATCTTTATTCTCCTTGTCTAGAAGTATTACTTTGTTCTTTAACAATACACAGTCCTGGTCTCCAGTATTCTAGATGGCAGAGACTCCTATATTTAAGAACAACCTTGTGCTTTTTAGACTAAATCTTTCCTGTCGTATAGGGGAGGCTAGTTTCTCATCAATGGCCATAAGACATTTTAAGTAAGACGTTTTAAATGATCAATATAAGAAATGTCTAAAGTCATTAGCTGGAATAACAAAAGTAAACATCTATGAGGAAAGAGTAACCTTTTGTATAGATCATTGattaaaatacagagaaagaagcAACAGATGTTAAATCCTTGCAAAGAAACCAGTATCAGTTGACCCTCAGTGAGTAAGCATTTCTTTTAAGTGACTCCTTACAAAGTAATTTGCACCAAGTGACACAGATGTTAAATGACAGAGCCAGTATTTCAAGGTACatctgtctgattccaaatcACATTACCACCCTGCATTGCTAGAGTGGCAACATGGCATCATAGATATAAGCCCTGGGTCTAGAATACCTGTATATGAATCCTGACTACCTTGCTTACTAGCTGTGCATCTTTGGGGAAGTCACTGAAACTCAAtgagtttcttcatctttgaaaTGAGTATGTTAAGCACCTACTGCTGGGGGTTgttacaaagtttaaaaattattatacacaTAAAGGAACCAGCACATAGTGGGCACTCAACAGAAGCTTGTTGGACTTCTTAAGGCATTCTTGGAATGGGGTTCTTGGGCAGCCACTGGACCCTGATGACTCTTATGGAGTCTGTGTTAAATTAAAGTCACTACATCTTTTTTATATGAGCTTCAGAATGCTCTCCGTAACTTTTGTCCATTCAAATGCTACTCTTTCTTCAGAGCCCATTTTACTGGGTAGACTTCCACAACTGACCCAgactcttttctccttccttcacctCCCAGCTCCCCTTACAACCCCAGCCCTACATCTTCTAGACCTTTTGCTTGTACCTGTACTCTTATTATTCACATCACTCACATAACACTTAGCATACAGGGTGTAAGTTAAGCATtcttaatctgaaaatctgaaatccaaaatcttccaaaatctgaaattttgaacatcaacatgatgctcaaattcctactggagcatttcagatttcagatttctggattTGGGACTTGTAAGTATAATGCAACttgtaatgcaaatatttttttaaaaaaaaaaccctgaaatctgaaacacttctggtcccaagcattttggataagggatacacTGTACTAATAACTGTACAACAACTTATGTCTTTGGCTATTGGCAGTTCCTAAcctcaattaaaaacaattacaGTGTCTTCTACTATGGTCCCCTATGAACAAGCTAAAACAGAACAAATGCCCTTTTCCACCAAAACAGTATCATTAGATGGCATGGTATTATAGTTCGATAGATTTGTTAGTACCATCCTATATGTGTGTTATGAGTTAAGTGGGCTTTTATAGGCTGGTCTAGAAATAAAAGCAACTTTTATAACAGTATTTCTACTGGAATTTTCAAGTTCCAAACAAATGGACATCAAATTACTTCAAAAACTAACCTACTTATAATTTAGaaactgccatttttttcttcctcaactAGTTTATAAGTTACTTGAGAGCAGGAGGTATATATTTCGTTACTTTGATTCTTGGTGCTTTGCTAGAGTGTGTGCTCACTAATTGCTTTTTGGTGACggtgatatatttttaagattgcTCAAGAAATacagtggaaaataatttttgcattaaCAAGAGTCTTTCTCGTCTTAGGAGCTAATGCTCATGGTCAGGCCTCTGATTCTTCTTCCATCTTACTTGAAGCCGCAAGTGGAGGAAATCCAGATGCTGTGGCTCTCTTGCTGGAGTATGGAGCTGATGCCAACATCCCTAAGAATTCAGGCCACCTGCCCATCCACGTGGCAGCTGACAGGGGCCACTTACTGTTAAGTTCAATTACattattgtaaataataaaaatagtaatagctACCTTTTATTTTGAGCTGCCTCTAGGAACTTTATAATCTTTAATCACTGATCCCACAACCTAAACatactggttttttttgttttttgttttgagatgcagtctccctctgtcaccagatGCTGGGTCTGAACCATAGACTGTGGCCAAGTGACAGATGAAAGGAGTACTTAGACATAGGTATCCAGTGAAAGAGTGGGCTAGAGGACCAGGCTGCTCAAAGAAAGAGTTGTAGCAGCCACGGCCCTGACAAGCTGGTGCTTCaggcatttatttagtacagatttaatgacaaaggctttgagtcaGCACATCTTGTAATTAAGACGgttcccccccaacccccaccaccaGAGCAGTCCTACATGTGGATGATTAAAGGCAAGTTCCGAGGCCTAAGTAGACTAACATATCTAGATCAATTCCCTTACACTTCCTTGTTACCTACTCTGAGATAAttcagctgccttcagccaaatccTTTCCTGAAGCTTTTGCAAAACCTCCCGGCCTTCCAAGAAAGTTtgcttctataatttttataatttttcccacCACACTGACTGAACTCctgcagccaggctggagtgcagtggcatgatcttggctcactgcaacctccacctcccgggttcaagcaattctcctgcctcagcctcctgagtagctgggactacaggtgggcaccaccacaccagctaatttttgtatttttagtagagacggggtttcaccacgttggccaggatggtctcgatctcttgaccttgcgatccgcccacctcagcctcccaaagtgctgggaggcttgagccaccgcacccagccctaacataccttttaaagatgagaaactcttaggagaattgcttgaacccgggaggtagaggttgcagtgggccaagatcgtgccactgcactccagcttgggcaacaagaggaaactccatctcaaaaaaaaaaaaaaaaaaaagagaaactcttGACCAACTAGGAAGAACTAGAAATGGCTGTTTAACCAGGCATCCTCTGGAGCCACCAAAGAGATATAAAACTTTTTTCAGGTACTTAGACAATATGGGAAGCCTCAGGTCTCTGGGCTAATTCTGAATTTTATAGCTTAGACGGTAATTCCATTCAGTTTTACTTGGTATCTGAGCTTCTGGATGATTTGGTTGTGAGTTCTAAATGCCCCCTGAATATTGATACTATCTAGTAttactataaaacaataataaacaagCTAGTGCTACATCTTAATGCTGAAAtgcattttgaaattctttctcaGAGCTCTAAAGATACTGATTCCAGTTACGGATCTTGCTGCCATTAAGCAGAGTGGGATCAGTCCAGTTCACTGCGCAGCAGCAGGAGCACATCCTCAGTGCCTGGAACtcctcatccaggctggatttGATGTGAACTTCATGCTGGATCAGAGAATTAACAAACACTACGATGACCACAGGAAGTCAGCTTTGTATTTTGCTGTATCAAACAGTGACCTCTCTTCAGTCAAGCTGCTTCTGAGTGCTGGAGCTCTGCCTAATCAAGACCCAGTTAACTGCCTCCAGATAGCCCTCAGGATGGGCAACTATGAGCTGATCAGTCTGCTGCTAAGGCATGGGGCCAATGTCAATTACTTCTGCAGAGTTAACCCTTTACATTTTCCATCAGCACTGCAATACACTCTGAAAGATGAAGTCATGCTCAGGATGCTGCTGAACTATGGGTATGACACAGAGCGATGTTTTGATTGCCCACATGGAGACAAAGTCCATCCTTCCTATACTGTTGAAGGCTGGACATCTACAGTTATCAAAGATACTAAGGTAAGTCCACAGTATTGGCTGTATTCCCTTACAGTCATTATTTGTGGCCCTGGAACTATGGCAATAAATAGATTACATCCATTCTCTCCAGGAACTTGGTTAAAGAGATCCTAGtataataattatgataaaataaacacaatagtagatataaaaggaacaaaaacagTACAGAGGTAAAAGTGATTTAACTCTGCCTAGCAGTGTGAGGAAGTTTCATAAATGCAGCAACtgattaaatgatttattttgatcatatttctgatgaaaaaa containing:
- the ASB14 gene encoding ankyrin repeat and SOCS box protein 14; this encodes MAALLINYGADVNLRCANERTALHEAAKLGREDMVKLMLVSGAHPDPQSTYGFTPLALAAQSGHTEIMEMLLRKGANAHGQASDSSSILLEAASGGNPDAVALLLEYGADANIPKNSGHLPIHVAADRGHLLALKILIPVTDLAAIKQSGISPVHCAAAGAHPQCLELLIQAGFDVNFMLDQRINKHYDDHRKSALYFAVSNSDLSSVKLLLSAGALPNQDPVNCLQIALRMGNYELISLLLRHGANVNYFCRVNPLHFPSALQYTLKDEVMLRMLLNYGYDTERCFDCPHGDKVHPSYTVEGWTSTVIKDTKFCEVITLSWLQHLSGKVVRVMLDYVDQVRICSKLKAVLQKQGIWSEIHFILTNPRSLKHLCRLKIRKCMGRLHLRCPVFMSFLPLPNRLKAYVLYKEYDLYGQGIFTGTW